One segment of bacterium DNA contains the following:
- the mraY gene encoding phospho-N-acetylmuramoyl-pentapeptide-transferase: MPELYAFPLAFAVSIVIGPFIIKILARVKMGQKISEDGPQSHQAKAGTPTMGGLIILLGVLVGLVPYLSTTRKDNPDLTVVLALMFAYCFLGFVDDYLTVRPIKGVRGISSKPKAALQILFAAGFVYWMSVTGHDMTLSAFGYTILSGIWYQVFAVIFIAGMANFVNITDGLDGLVSGLAVAACFPMVAFLAGWDGFTAILLGLMGACIGFLWYNANPAKVFMGDTGSLAIGSVLPAIAIITHFEMVLIIAGLVFILDGLSSALQWAVFKFTRITTGTGKRVFLKSPVHHHFEMAGWPEQKIVIRFWIVGIMCASMAILYTISYRPMQ, from the coding sequence GTGCCTGAGTTGTATGCTTTCCCATTGGCGTTTGCAGTATCCATTGTCATCGGGCCATTTATTATAAAAATACTGGCACGCGTAAAGATGGGTCAGAAGATCAGCGAAGACGGTCCTCAGTCTCATCAGGCTAAAGCGGGCACACCCACCATGGGCGGTCTGATAATATTGCTTGGTGTGCTGGTCGGACTTGTTCCATATCTGTCCACAACTCGAAAGGATAACCCTGACCTGACAGTAGTGCTCGCTTTGATGTTCGCATATTGCTTTTTGGGCTTTGTCGACGACTACCTCACAGTTCGTCCGATAAAGGGTGTGCGCGGAATTTCAAGCAAGCCCAAAGCGGCTCTGCAGATACTCTTTGCAGCCGGGTTTGTGTATTGGATGTCTGTAACTGGCCATGACATGACTCTTTCGGCGTTTGGCTACACAATTCTCTCCGGCATCTGGTATCAGGTATTTGCAGTCATCTTTATTGCGGGCATGGCGAATTTCGTGAATATCACTGATGGCTTGGACGGCTTGGTCAGCGGTCTTGCCGTGGCGGCATGTTTCCCTATGGTGGCTTTCCTTGCGGGGTGGGATGGCTTTACTGCCATTTTACTCGGGTTGATGGGAGCCTGCATCGGCTTTCTATGGTATAACGCAAACCCGGCCAAGGTTTTTATGGGAGACACCGGTTCTCTCGCCATCGGTTCAGTATTGCCAGCTATAGCCATTATAACTCACTTCGAGATGGTGCTGATTATTGCTGGTCTGGTCTTTATATTGGACGGTTTGTCCTCAGCACTGCAGTGGGCTGTTTTCAAATTTACGCGGATTACGACAGGCACGGGCAAGCGTGTATTTCTGAAAAGCCCTGTGCATCACCACTTTGAGATGGCTGGTTGGCCTGAGCAGAAAATAGTTATACGGTTCTGGATAGTCGGCATAATGTGCGCATCCATGGCCATTCTATATACTATAAGCTACAGACCTATGCAATGA
- the murD gene encoding UDP-N-acetylmuramoyl-L-alanine--D-glutamate ligase — MDYKGKSIAIIGMARTGLAAAEAMRQLGARVVIYDKKDPSELSDAIGFASKIGAEVRAGTDNVDLDGIDLLIPSPGVPKSMQVFAEAERRGVEVIAEIELAYRLSKAPIIAITGTNGKTTTTVLTGKIMMADGRDTYIAGNVVAGDIRLPLVTAAYQASAESVIAAEISTFQLEWISSFKPKVAMLLNVSADHLDRHSSVEEYASLKARIFENQSESDYAVINAENEFTASLSPNLKGHVLRFARKSEVAEGGFVRGDDLIVKLGGMEHFVCKRSDIPLHGEHNVENVLAASCAAIAMGVKPDSILKAIREFKPVEHRLEPVAVIDGVEYINNSMCTNVDAAVRSVEAIDEPQIVIAGGKDKGFDYTPLAEAFKRKAKHIVLIGADAGLIESAANKVGYTAVSRAESMQDAVDKAQALAEPGDVVVLTPACASFDMFDSFEHRGQVFKELVESKSQKVKKSKS; from the coding sequence TTGGACTACAAAGGTAAATCGATAGCAATAATAGGTATGGCGCGGACGGGCTTGGCTGCCGCCGAAGCAATGCGGCAGTTGGGCGCGCGTGTCGTGATATATGATAAAAAGGACCCGTCCGAGCTTTCGGACGCGATTGGTTTTGCGTCAAAGATAGGTGCTGAGGTGAGGGCAGGAACCGATAATGTCGATCTCGACGGCATCGACCTGCTTATCCCAAGTCCAGGCGTGCCGAAGAGCATGCAGGTTTTTGCCGAGGCCGAAAGGCGCGGCGTAGAGGTCATAGCAGAGATAGAGCTGGCATACAGGCTTTCAAAGGCTCCGATTATTGCAATTACCGGCACAAACGGCAAGACGACAACCACAGTCCTCACCGGCAAAATCATGATGGCCGACGGTCGGGATACATACATTGCGGGCAACGTAGTTGCGGGAGATATCAGGCTACCACTGGTCACAGCAGCCTACCAGGCGAGCGCAGAGAGCGTAATTGCGGCAGAGATCAGCACGTTTCAACTGGAGTGGATAAGTTCGTTCAAGCCAAAGGTAGCAATGCTGCTCAATGTGTCTGCGGACCATCTTGACCGCCATTCAAGTGTGGAGGAATACGCATCTCTAAAGGCGCGAATATTCGAGAACCAGTCGGAAAGTGACTATGCGGTCATAAATGCGGAGAATGAGTTTACTGCATCACTTTCGCCGAACCTCAAAGGTCATGTGCTCAGGTTCGCCCGCAAATCGGAGGTGGCTGAGGGTGGTTTTGTGCGCGGTGACGACCTTATTGTAAAACTAGGCGGCATGGAGCATTTTGTCTGCAAACGTTCGGATATACCGCTTCACGGCGAGCACAATGTTGAGAACGTCCTTGCGGCGTCATGCGCAGCGATTGCTATGGGTGTAAAGCCTGACAGTATTCTTAAGGCAATTAGGGAATTCAAACCTGTCGAGCACCGTCTAGAGCCCGTCGCGGTGATAGACGGCGTGGAGTATATCAACAACTCGATGTGCACGAATGTAGACGCGGCAGTCCGTTCTGTCGAGGCTATAGACGAGCCTCAGATAGTTATCGCCGGAGGCAAAGACAAAGGTTTCGATTATACTCCACTGGCTGAAGCGTTTAAACGCAAGGCGAAGCACATAGTATTGATAGGTGCTGATGCGGGTCTGATTGAGTCTGCTGCCAATAAAGTGGGTTACACTGCGGTCTCACGAGCGGAATCCATGCAGGACGCTGTAGATAAAGCGCAAGCTCTGGCCGAGCCGGGGGATGTTGTCGTGCTGACTCCTGCGTGTGCCAGTTTCGATATGTTCGACTCATTCGAGCATCGAGGTCAGGTGTTCAAAGAGCTAGTCGAGTCAAAAAGTCAAAAAGTCAAAAAGTCAAAAAGTTAG
- the ftsW gene encoding putative lipid II flippase FtsW — protein MRKEARLAVPDIGVLAAVIVLLIAGMLLVFDASYGKMGDAKWANYDIWYMLKRQFMFAAIGIALMCLVMQVRFQSLIKWTAPLLLVSIALLIAVLIPGVGHKVNGAYRWIPIGPFNLQPSEIAKVALVMYLGGIFARRKLLVRRINGDWTAPVFVVATITGLIFIEPDLGTAITIVFACFIMLYASGAKKRHLFGIAAGGCGLAGLAVLFEPYRLQRIWVWLNPWRDPYGDGYQVIHSLLALGTGGLTGVGLCEGREKLYIPAASTDFIMATLGEEAGLIGCVLLLGAFLFLTYRGLDVARRSKSTYGNLLAVGISSIIGMQALINVAVVSASIPATGVPMPFISYGGSSLISMLIAAGLLLSVSRQVNVELEERELYENSIDGRGHGRSHISRNKRGSSSSRSRSGSRAAVRR, from the coding sequence ATGCGAAAGGAAGCTAGGCTTGCAGTGCCGGATATAGGCGTGTTGGCGGCGGTGATTGTGTTGCTTATCGCCGGAATGCTGCTTGTTTTCGACGCCAGTTACGGCAAGATGGGCGATGCCAAGTGGGCAAACTACGACATCTGGTACATGCTCAAGCGCCAATTCATGTTTGCCGCAATAGGTATTGCTCTGATGTGTCTGGTCATGCAGGTGAGGTTTCAAAGCCTCATCAAATGGACGGCGCCGCTTCTTTTGGTTTCCATCGCGCTGCTGATAGCGGTGCTGATTCCTGGGGTCGGGCACAAGGTCAACGGTGCATACCGTTGGATACCCATTGGTCCATTCAATCTGCAGCCCTCTGAGATTGCAAAAGTGGCGCTAGTGATGTATCTCGGCGGCATATTTGCCAGGCGAAAGCTGCTCGTCAGGCGAATAAACGGCGATTGGACAGCACCAGTATTTGTTGTTGCGACAATAACCGGGCTGATTTTTATCGAGCCTGATTTGGGCACAGCGATCACAATCGTTTTCGCATGTTTTATAATGTTATATGCATCTGGTGCAAAGAAGCGCCATCTGTTTGGTATAGCTGCTGGCGGCTGTGGACTTGCGGGTCTGGCGGTGCTGTTTGAGCCGTACAGACTACAAAGGATATGGGTCTGGCTCAATCCTTGGAGAGACCCATACGGCGACGGCTATCAGGTGATTCATTCGCTGCTTGCATTGGGCACTGGCGGCCTGACGGGTGTCGGGCTGTGTGAAGGACGCGAAAAGCTTTATATACCTGCGGCTTCGACAGACTTCATCATGGCCACCCTTGGCGAGGAGGCCGGTCTGATCGGATGCGTGCTGCTGCTGGGTGCATTTTTGTTTTTGACCTATCGCGGCTTGGACGTAGCGCGCAGGTCCAAGAGCACATACGGCAATCTGCTGGCCGTGGGAATCAGCTCTATAATCGGGATGCAGGCGCTCATCAACGTTGCTGTTGTGAGCGCGTCGATCCCGGCGACGGGTGTGCCGATGCCGTTTATCAGCTATGGCGGTTCATCACTTATATCAATGCTGATTGCTGCCGGGCTGCTGCTGTCTGTTTCACGGCAGGTAAACGTAGAACTGGAAGAACGAGAACTGTATGAAAATAGTATTGACGGGCGGGGGCACGGGCGGTCACATATATCCCGCAATAAGCGTGGGTCAAGCTCTTCGCGATCTCGATCCGGCAGTAGAGCTGCTGTTCGTCGGTAG
- the murG gene encoding undecaprenyldiphospho-muramoylpentapeptide beta-N-acetylglucosaminyltransferase yields the protein MKIVLTGGGTGGHIYPAISVGQALRDLDPAVELLFVGSSHGPEGSIAGQSGIPFMAVPSAPLTRSISLKNMASFGKLLAGVIRARRILKDFGPDVVIGTGGYTTAAVLLAAKSIGCKFIIHEQNAVPGRTNVWLSRLASKVCVTFDGSAAYLPKDKVVMTGMPIRSEFASLKDKQTARRELGLKENLYTILVVGGSQGAKKLNELVMDMWPAIDNGNTQIIHQVGRRNYDQCASAGSDLYKIEAYLDMPTALAASDLVISRSGASTIAEITAAALPSILVPYPYAFADHQKRNAQCIASSGAAIMCEEGSITKDGLASIVSDLRSSPDKLKKMADASASLAKIDAAKSVAQTAIEIAD from the coding sequence ATGAAAATAGTATTGACGGGCGGGGGCACGGGCGGTCACATATATCCCGCAATAAGCGTGGGTCAAGCTCTTCGCGATCTCGATCCGGCAGTAGAGCTGCTGTTCGTCGGTAGCTCGCATGGTCCTGAGGGGTCTATTGCCGGGCAGTCAGGAATACCGTTTATGGCTGTGCCGAGCGCGCCTCTGACCAGGTCTATCTCGCTCAAAAACATGGCTTCGTTCGGTAAATTGCTTGCCGGTGTAATCAGGGCAAGACGAATACTCAAAGACTTTGGGCCGGACGTTGTGATCGGTACTGGCGGATATACGACTGCTGCGGTGCTTCTGGCGGCGAAGTCTATTGGCTGCAAGTTCATAATCCATGAGCAGAACGCGGTTCCAGGGCGAACAAACGTCTGGCTATCCCGTCTGGCAAGCAAAGTATGCGTAACATTTGATGGTTCTGCTGCGTATTTACCTAAGGATAAGGTCGTCATGACCGGCATGCCGATCAGAAGTGAATTCGCATCGCTCAAGGACAAACAGACTGCCCGTCGTGAACTCGGTCTGAAAGAGAATTTGTATACGATTCTTGTTGTCGGCGGGAGTCAGGGAGCCAAAAAGCTCAATGAGCTTGTGATGGACATGTGGCCAGCAATCGATAACGGCAATACACAGATCATTCACCAGGTCGGCAGGCGTAATTACGACCAGTGTGCGTCTGCAGGTTCGGACTTATATAAGATAGAGGCCTATCTTGATATGCCCACGGCATTAGCCGCATCCGATCTCGTAATATCGCGCAGCGGCGCATCGACGATTGCAGAGATAACTGCCGCTGCTCTGCCGTCCATTCTGGTGCCTTATCCATATGCATTTGCCGATCACCAGAAGCGCAATGCCCAGTGCATCGCCTCGAGTGGCGCTGCAATTATGTGCGAAGAGGGGTCGATTACAAAAGACGGACTGGCGAGTATAGTGTCCGATCTGAGGTCATCACCTGACAAGTTGAAAAAGATGGCCGATGCCAGCGCATCATTGGCGAAGATAGACGCGGCAAAAAGCGTAGCGCAGACAGCAATCGAAATCGCCGACTAA
- the murC gene encoding UDP-N-acetylmuramate--L-alanine ligase, producing MHYHFIAIGGVSMSAIAKILHEQGHTVTGSDRQESTNTLRLRESGIKVSIGHSPKNVDGADIVVYNAAIKPDNPELAEAIKRGIPTMERPVALGHIMEPYKHRVGVAGTHGKTTTTSMIGSILDYAAIDATVLFGSDMKSAGGNVRIGDGSVIVTEACEAFGSFLHLKPSISVITNIEADHLDYYKTIDAVERAFCQFVDDSDEVVACSDEPRVRKILDGCKKKVIWYGTTGSPDLLATDIEINKPKPTYTLVRGGNTLGSVTIGVPGIQNVLDSLAAAGVAFEISVSFDAIQGGLAEFSGTGRRFEVLYNDGNIMVVDDYAHHPTEIKATLSGARKAYPGRRIIAVFQPHLYSRTHDFCAQFAESLSLADHVVITSIYAARELPMEGVSAENIVDRMHIDGYVNVNYFPDKGTIADELADKLKSGDMVIVLGAGDVRTVGESLAEQLSSRSAS from the coding sequence TTGCACTATCATTTCATAGCAATCGGCGGTGTAAGCATGAGCGCCATCGCCAAGATCCTGCACGAGCAGGGTCATACTGTCACCGGTTCAGACCGTCAGGAGAGCACCAACACACTGCGACTGCGCGAGTCTGGGATCAAGGTCAGTATCGGTCACTCACCGAAGAATGTGGATGGCGCGGATATTGTGGTCTACAATGCCGCGATCAAACCGGATAACCCCGAGCTTGCCGAGGCGATCAAACGTGGAATTCCGACGATGGAGCGCCCGGTTGCCCTGGGCCATATAATGGAACCATATAAACACCGCGTCGGCGTTGCGGGCACACATGGCAAAACCACCACGACGTCAATGATCGGTTCGATCCTGGACTATGCCGCGATAGACGCCACAGTCCTCTTCGGCAGCGATATGAAGTCTGCGGGCGGCAACGTCCGCATAGGCGACGGATCGGTCATAGTGACCGAGGCCTGCGAGGCATTTGGTTCATTTCTGCATCTGAAGCCGTCAATTTCTGTGATAACTAATATCGAGGCAGATCATCTCGATTATTACAAGACAATTGATGCGGTCGAAAGGGCTTTTTGCCAGTTTGTAGACGACTCGGACGAAGTGGTCGCATGTTCGGATGAGCCTCGTGTGCGCAAAATCTTGGACGGCTGCAAGAAGAAAGTGATCTGGTACGGCACCACTGGTTCGCCCGATCTGCTTGCGACCGATATTGAAATAAATAAACCGAAGCCGACTTATACGCTTGTTCGCGGCGGCAATACTCTCGGCAGCGTGACAATAGGCGTTCCGGGCATTCAAAATGTGCTGGATTCACTTGCCGCTGCAGGCGTAGCTTTTGAGATAAGTGTGAGCTTTGACGCGATCCAGGGCGGGCTTGCCGAGTTCAGTGGGACAGGCCGCCGGTTCGAGGTCCTTTATAACGACGGCAATATAATGGTGGTCGATGACTATGCCCACCACCCGACTGAGATAAAGGCGACTCTCTCAGGGGCACGCAAAGCATATCCCGGCAGACGGATTATTGCAGTCTTCCAGCCGCATCTATATTCCAGGACACACGATTTTTGCGCACAGTTTGCCGAATCTCTCAGCCTTGCCGACCATGTAGTTATCACATCTATATATGCGGCGCGCGAACTGCCTATGGAGGGAGTAAGTGCGGAGAATATAGTTGACCGAATGCACATAGACGGTTACGTCAATGTAAACTATTTTCCCGATAAAGGCACTATCGCAGACGAACTGGCAGATAAGCTCAAGAGCGGAGATATGGTCATTGTCCTTGGCGCAGGTGATGTTCGCACTGTAGGCGAGAGCCTTGCGGAGCAGCTTAGTTCAAGGAGTGCGTCGTGA
- the murB gene encoding UDP-N-acetylmuramate dehydrogenase: MSTIEELKHIASGRVVENEPMVSYTTLGVGGPADYFVEVPTEDELSALMLYISEHELPWIVIGDGANLLVSDKGIRGIVIKLGGEFSSITVQGRRIVAGSAARISKVADAAASNNLSGLEGVGTVPGSVGGAIVMNAGTHRGYIDEVTEGIRAVTDKGEKIALSKDKCGFTYRNSRFQYDKSLIITYAVFKMKPGDGTAIASNLDAVRKHRAETQPQGKSAGCFFKNPTGLSAGKLIEGAGCKGMREGGAVVSEIHSNFIMNAHNATASDLFVLAEKVRKLVKDIQGIDLEYEVRRVGQW, encoded by the coding sequence GTGAGCACTATTGAGGAGCTGAAGCATATAGCATCGGGTCGTGTAGTCGAGAACGAGCCGATGGTGTCGTATACTACCCTTGGCGTCGGCGGACCTGCAGATTACTTTGTGGAAGTGCCGACAGAAGACGAACTATCAGCCTTAATGCTATACATATCTGAGCATGAATTGCCCTGGATAGTAATAGGCGACGGAGCCAACCTGCTGGTTTCCGATAAGGGCATTCGCGGGATTGTGATTAAGCTGGGCGGAGAATTTTCGAGTATTACAGTCCAGGGCAGACGGATAGTTGCAGGCTCTGCTGCTCGCATATCAAAGGTCGCCGATGCAGCAGCGAGTAATAACTTGAGCGGGTTGGAGGGTGTCGGGACAGTCCCCGGCAGCGTAGGCGGAGCCATTGTCATGAACGCCGGAACCCATAGGGGCTATATAGATGAAGTCACTGAGGGAATCCGTGCAGTCACAGATAAAGGCGAGAAAATCGCATTGTCAAAAGACAAATGCGGCTTCACCTATCGCAACAGCCGCTTCCAATATGATAAGTCATTGATTATCACATATGCGGTTTTCAAGATGAAGCCCGGCGACGGCACAGCGATTGCGTCCAATCTGGATGCCGTGCGAAAGCACCGTGCCGAGACTCAACCTCAGGGCAAGAGCGCGGGTTGCTTTTTTAAGAATCCCACGGGGCTTAGCGCAGGTAAATTGATAGAAGGAGCGGGGTGCAAAGGCATGCGAGAGGGTGGGGCTGTTGTATCAGAAATCCACTCAAACTTTATCATGAATGCACACAACGCCACCGCCTCAGATCTGTTTGTGTTGGCGGAAAAGGTCAGAAAGTTAGTCAAAGATATACAAGGAATAGATTTGGAATACGAGGTTAGACGAGTAGGGCAATGGTAG
- a CDS encoding D-alanine--D-alanine ligase, with protein MVERNSKIRVAVMMGGLSSERGVSLSTGKQILEALDADKYESIGVDSAMIPGSRRQCLQGASTEVQAVADAGAALANANKLVSMQEIAGEKSGMRPDVVFIALHGKFGEDGTVQGFLDLLGIPYTGSGVLASALAMDKSMAKKVLAIDGVPVPPSIDFCCINGKWDEAAIASGVEKMGYPVIVKPSRQGSTIGMTKVISPKELNNAINQAVSYDSQIIVEKFVEGTELTVGVLGNNEPFALPVVEIVPAKGFYDYEAKYTPGATEEIVPARISAEASAKAQEIALLAHKSLGCRGVSRTDIIMNADGMHVLEVNTIPGMTPTSLLPQAASAAGISFVRLLDMLIGYALEDN; from the coding sequence ATGGTAGAACGGAATTCAAAGATCAGAGTCGCTGTGATGATGGGCGGTTTGTCTTCTGAGCGTGGCGTTTCATTATCGACAGGCAAGCAAATACTGGAGGCTCTCGACGCAGATAAATACGAATCAATCGGTGTTGATTCAGCCATGATACCCGGTTCCAGGCGGCAGTGCCTGCAGGGCGCTTCGACAGAGGTCCAGGCAGTAGCTGACGCAGGTGCAGCGCTTGCCAACGCAAACAAACTGGTTTCCATGCAGGAGATAGCCGGCGAAAAATCAGGTATGCGTCCTGATGTAGTCTTTATAGCGCTTCATGGCAAGTTCGGCGAGGACGGTACGGTCCAGGGTTTCCTCGATCTGCTGGGAATTCCGTATACCGGCTCTGGTGTGCTTGCCAGCGCTTTGGCGATGGACAAGTCCATGGCCAAGAAAGTATTGGCGATAGACGGCGTGCCGGTGCCTCCTTCGATAGATTTCTGCTGCATAAACGGCAAATGGGATGAGGCCGCTATTGCTTCTGGGGTTGAAAAGATGGGCTATCCGGTAATTGTAAAGCCGAGCCGCCAGGGATCGACTATCGGAATGACGAAGGTAATCTCACCGAAAGAGTTGAATAATGCAATTAACCAGGCTGTCTCCTATGACAGCCAGATAATAGTCGAAAAGTTCGTCGAGGGCACAGAACTTACAGTCGGCGTGCTGGGCAACAACGAACCGTTTGCGCTGCCGGTGGTTGAGATAGTCCCGGCCAAGGGATTTTATGATTATGAGGCCAAATATACTCCCGGCGCCACTGAAGAGATAGTGCCCGCCAGGATCAGCGCTGAAGCCTCTGCAAAGGCGCAGGAAATAGCGCTTTTAGCTCACAAGTCATTGGGCTGCCGTGGAGTGTCCAGAACGGACATCATTATGAACGCAGACGGCATGCATGTGCTGGAAGTAAACACGATTCCGGGCATGACGCCCACCAGCCTGCTGCCTCAGGCGGCATCTGCGGCAGGAATATCGTTTGTTCGGCTGCTTGACATGCTGATAGGTTATGCATTGGAAGACAATTAG
- a CDS encoding FtsQ-type POTRA domain-containing protein, which yields MRHTTTKSSARRGERLVRKPSRNRKRPNYRLIISCFFMSVVLSSAITYAFRTPNLDVKNVNIQGVGMCDKQLVKKYADSMYGKNILSVRKSSVCSAIMVLNEVESVKIGRDFPDKMWVQVTERKPDAVVTDGTKRMLMQDDGLMFHRVDRPVSGIPLIKISDFQVLQPGKIANSDQVCCALDIVKIAKVKKLKVDKISIDHDGDICLNMVSGFYVKLGQPDDISRKMSLLQSALEYRPSLAREAIYIDLSCPSAPVWKPKVVAQNAS from the coding sequence GTGAGGCATACCACAACAAAGTCGAGTGCTCGGCGCGGTGAACGTTTGGTAAGAAAACCGTCTCGCAACCGAAAAAGACCGAATTACCGGCTTATAATATCTTGTTTTTTTATGTCGGTGGTCTTGTCGAGTGCGATCACGTATGCATTCCGAACACCCAATCTGGATGTGAAGAACGTCAACATACAAGGCGTCGGCATGTGCGACAAGCAGTTGGTTAAAAAGTATGCCGACTCGATGTATGGCAAGAATATCCTCAGTGTGCGAAAAAGTTCGGTGTGTTCGGCAATAATGGTGCTCAATGAGGTCGAGTCCGTAAAGATAGGCAGAGACTTTCCGGACAAGATGTGGGTGCAGGTGACCGAGCGCAAGCCGGATGCAGTCGTAACCGACGGCACAAAACGTATGCTCATGCAGGATGACGGGTTAATGTTTCACAGGGTTGATCGTCCTGTAAGCGGAATACCTTTGATAAAAATTTCAGACTTTCAAGTTTTGCAGCCGGGCAAGATTGCGAACTCGGACCAGGTCTGCTGTGCGCTTGATATTGTAAAAATAGCAAAAGTAAAGAAGCTCAAAGTCGACAAAATTTCCATTGACCATGACGGTGATATATGCTTAAATATGGTCAGTGGTTTTTACGTCAAGCTTGGTCAGCCTGATGATATATCGAGGAAGATGTCACTGCTGCAAAGCGCGCTCGAATACCGTCCATCTCTTGCAAGGGAAGCGATATACATAGACCTTAGCTGTCCCAGTGCTCCCGTATGGAAGCCGAAGGTGGTCGCGCAGAATGCGTCGTGA
- a CDS encoding DUF881 domain-containing protein, whose translation MSSDRGKTWVFQVTALCIVLGMLLALSLKTQKQAANEGVPNRLPALRAAFSATKQENLQLRKELAEYKQRNEDLAKQQAAGLTSAKSLEQTLNESKMLAGTVAVRGSGIVVTLHDSPKLDPTETRADVIENYVVHDTDLRAIVDELFASGAEAIAINDQRLIANSSVRCVGPVVLVNSVQVAPPYVIKAIGKQSVLDKALTLPGGVADALFLLDMVEVRKQQDILVPAYAGSTRFSVAQPVAASKEKAKVIRRER comes from the coding sequence ATGTCATCCGATAGGGGCAAGACGTGGGTCTTTCAAGTTACCGCGCTTTGCATAGTCCTTGGCATGCTGCTTGCGCTCTCTCTAAAGACTCAGAAGCAGGCAGCAAACGAAGGCGTGCCCAACCGTCTGCCTGCTCTGCGTGCGGCGTTCAGCGCCACAAAGCAGGAGAATTTGCAGCTTCGCAAGGAACTTGCTGAATATAAGCAGCGGAATGAAGACCTTGCCAAGCAGCAGGCTGCTGGGCTGACGAGCGCAAAGAGTCTGGAGCAGACCCTGAATGAGTCTAAGATGCTTGCGGGCACGGTTGCTGTTCGAGGTTCGGGGATAGTGGTTACGCTGCATGACAGTCCGAAGCTCGACCCAACCGAGACTCGGGCGGATGTCATAGAGAACTATGTCGTTCATGACACGGATTTGCGTGCGATAGTCGATGAACTCTTTGCTTCAGGTGCAGAGGCCATTGCGATCAACGATCAGCGGCTAATCGCCAATTCATCAGTGCGGTGTGTGGGACCGGTGGTGCTGGTTAATTCAGTCCAGGTCGCTCCGCCATATGTCATAAAGGCAATCGGCAAACAGAGCGTGTTGGACAAGGCATTGACACTGCCGGGCGGTGTGGCGGATGCACTGTTTTTGCTTGATATGGTCGAAGTAAGGAAGCAGCAGGATATACTGGTCCCTGCGTATGCCGGAAGCACGCGTTTTAGTGTGGCACAGCCGGTTGCCGCTTCAAAAGAAAAAGCTAAAGTAATTCGGAGAGAAAGATGA
- a CDS encoding small basic family protein, protein MWLPLVGLALGFTIYWAPIRVPSDFAAYLSLATLAGLDSVFGGVRAGIEGKFHDDIFISGFVMNTLLAAGLAYLGDQIGVDIYMAAVVVLGWRVFLNLSLIRRYWLTQTSINRKKET, encoded by the coding sequence ATTTGGCTGCCCTTAGTGGGTTTAGCGCTTGGTTTTACAATTTATTGGGCGCCTATCAGGGTGCCGTCAGATTTTGCGGCATATTTGTCGCTGGCGACACTTGCCGGTCTGGATTCCGTCTTTGGCGGTGTAAGAGCCGGTATAGAGGGCAAGTTTCACGACGACATCTTCATATCCGGTTTTGTCATGAACACACTCCTGGCCGCCGGTTTGGCTTATCTTGGTGACCAGATAGGTGTGGACATATATATGGCGGCGGTAGTTGTCTTGGGATGGAGAGTGTTCTTGAATCTTTCCCTGATTCGCCGCTACTGGCTGACTCAGACCAGCATTAACAGAAAAAAAGAAACGTAA